A window of the Bacillus sp. A301a_S52 genome harbors these coding sequences:
- the pheA gene encoding prephenate dehydratase has translation MCVEKVGYLGPMGSFTEAAAERLLPHGERIPFRSIPDTMDAVKEGVVDQAVVPLENAIEGSVNITLDYFIHQQRLTMAAEIVAPIEQHLLVEPSRESTWESVDIVYSHPQAIAQCHQFIRRFLPHAEIVYENSTAAAAKYIKEHPEENAAAIANVVAASTYGLSIAQEKINDYDNNRTRFILLKNDNSHYANELISSNTKYKTTLMISLASDFSGALHQVLAAFAWRKINLSKIESRPTKTGLGNYYFIIDAAMQADQVLIPGVCEELRALGCEVEILGSYPCFTLEELNGFESKVMAKK, from the coding sequence ATTTGCGTGGAAAAAGTTGGTTATTTAGGGCCCATGGGTTCGTTTACTGAAGCAGCAGCAGAAAGACTTCTACCTCATGGGGAGCGGATTCCGTTTCGGTCAATTCCAGATACGATGGATGCAGTAAAAGAAGGTGTGGTAGATCAAGCTGTTGTACCTTTGGAGAATGCTATTGAGGGGTCTGTTAACATTACATTAGATTATTTTATTCATCAACAGCGACTGACGATGGCAGCTGAAATAGTTGCACCAATAGAACAACACTTACTCGTGGAGCCTTCAAGGGAGTCTACGTGGGAATCAGTAGATATCGTTTACTCACATCCGCAGGCGATTGCGCAATGTCATCAGTTTATAAGACGATTTTTGCCTCATGCAGAGATTGTATATGAAAACTCTACAGCTGCGGCAGCCAAGTATATTAAAGAACATCCAGAGGAGAATGCAGCTGCAATTGCTAATGTTGTTGCAGCCAGTACTTACGGTTTAAGCATAGCTCAAGAGAAGATTAACGATTATGATAACAATCGTACACGGTTTATTCTTCTTAAAAATGATAATAGTCATTATGCTAACGAGTTAATATCTTCAAACACTAAATATAAAACAACGCTAATGATCAGTTTGGCTTCCGACTTTTCGGGTGCTTTACATCAAGTGTTAGCCGCGTTTGCTTGGCGAAAAATTAATTTATCAAAAATTGAATCTCGGCCGACAAAAACAGGTCTTGGTAATTATTACTTTATTATTGATGCGGCTATGCAGGCAGATCAGGTTTTAATTCCAGGTGTTTGTGAAGAATTAAGAGCACTGGGATGTGAGGTAGAAATATTAGGAAGCTATCCGTGTTTCACTTTGGAAGAACTTAACGGGTTTGAATCTAAAGTTATGGCGAAAAAATAA
- a CDS encoding DUF2905 domain-containing protein, which produces MNQFPKLLITIGLILIAVGLIWQVGGRFISLGKLPGDIVIRRENATFYFPIMTSIIISIVISIVLYLFGRFR; this is translated from the coding sequence GTGAACCAATTTCCTAAACTTCTTATTACGATCGGTCTTATTCTTATTGCCGTTGGTTTAATTTGGCAAGTAGGTGGTCGATTTATTTCTTTAGGAAAACTTCCAGGAGACATTGTTATCCGACGGGAAAATGCTACTTTCTATTTTCCTATTATGACGTCAATTATCATTAGTATCGTTATCTCCATCGTTTTATATTTATTTGGGAGATTTCGCTAG
- the tgt gene encoding tRNA guanosine(34) transglycosylase Tgt, whose protein sequence is MTAIKYEHIKTCKQSGARLGKVHTPHGTFETPIFMPVGTLATVKTMSPEDLKQMNAQIILSNTYHLWLRPGEDIIEEAGGIHRFMNWDRPVLTDSGGFQVFSLSDLRHITEEGVHFRNHLSGEKLFLTPEKSMQIQNSLGPDIMMAFDECPPYPAEHSYMKASVERTSRWAERCIKAHARPEDQGLFGIIQGGEYEDLRRQSAEDLVSLDFPGYAIGGLSVGEPKNVMNEVLEYTTPWLPQDKPRYLMGVGSADSLIDGAIRGIDMFDCVLPTRIARNGTLMTSTGRLVVRNAAYARDFRPIDEACDCHVCQNHSRAYIRHLIKCNETLGLRLCSYHNLHFLLNLMEQVRQAIRDDRLLDFRAEFFETYGFNKVDAKNF, encoded by the coding sequence ATGACAGCTATTAAGTACGAACATATAAAAACATGTAAACAGTCGGGAGCTAGGCTTGGAAAAGTCCATACTCCACACGGAACATTTGAAACACCTATTTTTATGCCAGTAGGAACGTTGGCTACCGTGAAAACGATGAGCCCAGAAGATTTAAAACAAATGAATGCGCAAATTATTTTAAGCAATACGTATCATCTTTGGCTTCGTCCTGGAGAGGATATTATTGAAGAAGCTGGTGGCATTCATCGTTTTATGAATTGGGATCGGCCTGTATTAACAGATTCAGGTGGCTTTCAAGTGTTTAGTTTGAGCGACCTGCGTCATATTACTGAAGAAGGTGTTCATTTTAGAAACCATTTAAGTGGAGAAAAATTATTTTTAACACCTGAAAAATCAATGCAAATTCAAAATTCGCTCGGTCCTGATATTATGATGGCGTTTGATGAATGTCCACCATATCCCGCAGAGCATTCGTATATGAAAGCATCAGTGGAGAGAACTAGCCGTTGGGCGGAACGCTGTATTAAGGCCCATGCTAGACCAGAGGATCAGGGGCTCTTTGGCATTATTCAAGGCGGGGAGTATGAAGATCTTAGACGACAAAGTGCAGAAGATCTTGTCTCACTTGATTTTCCAGGTTATGCTATTGGGGGATTATCTGTTGGAGAACCAAAAAATGTTATGAATGAGGTACTTGAATACACAACGCCATGGCTCCCGCAAGATAAACCACGCTATTTGATGGGAGTCGGATCAGCAGACTCGTTAATTGATGGGGCTATACGTGGAATTGATATGTTCGATTGCGTCTTGCCAACACGTATCGCTAGAAACGGTACCCTAATGACGAGTACTGGAAGACTTGTAGTGAGAAATGCGGCCTATGCAAGAGATTTTCGACCAATAGATGAAGCATGTGATTGCCATGTCTGTCAAAACCATTCGCGTGCTTACATTAGACATCTCATTAAATGTAACGAAACACTTGGATTAAGACTTTGCTCTTATCATAACTTACATTTCCTGTTAAATTTAATGGAGCAGGTAAGGCAAGCGATACGTGATGATCGGTTACTTGATTTTAGGGCGGAATTTTTTGAAACATACGGATTCAATAAAGTAGATGCGAAAAATTTTTAG
- a CDS encoding TIGR04086 family membrane protein produces the protein MPQRLLSSVLYGVLMIFVLVIVTSFLGSLILRYTNTTEESFFWVLLIFSFIALFFGGFLAGGKSGEKGWFAGALTALMYSCVTFLTQFLSFNEGFDLQQIIIHSGYLITAIFGGMLGVNVRGHNFKEN, from the coding sequence GTGCCACAACGGCTATTAAGCAGCGTTTTATATGGTGTATTAATGATATTTGTACTTGTTATTGTGACCAGTTTCCTAGGCTCATTGATTCTTCGATATACAAACACAACAGAAGAATCATTTTTCTGGGTTTTGCTGATCTTTTCATTTATCGCTTTATTTTTTGGGGGTTTTTTAGCAGGCGGTAAATCCGGAGAAAAAGGCTGGTTTGCTGGGGCACTGACTGCTTTAATGTATTCGTGTGTAACTTTTCTAACTCAATTTTTAAGTTTCAATGAAGGGTTTGATTTGCAGCAGATCATTATCCACAGTGGATATTTAATCACGGCTATATTCGGTGGTATGTTAGGTGTCAACGTTCGGGGCCATAACTTCAAAGAAAATTAA
- a CDS encoding BofC C-terminal domain-containing protein — MLLLGPRRLDENIYNCRKRARVSVVCCLIIICSFISLSHEAHADKTAVAGEPREVEVILQRVYLDGEVSEEEVQETIWSMEDFWSYYEDWEVIDLNERQIIFKKEVNDISPLMKMHGYFGMTEDGTLSIYNGKPSEEDVIQSFFQINTSELKSHLHDSLIEGIPISTKDQYFQVLKLYEEYAVSDM; from the coding sequence ATGCTACTACTAGGGCCGCGTCGCTTGGATGAAAATATTTATAATTGTAGAAAAAGAGCACGTGTTTCTGTCGTTTGTTGCTTAATAATCATATGCTCTTTTATAAGTTTAAGCCATGAAGCTCATGCTGATAAAACGGCAGTGGCAGGTGAGCCTCGAGAGGTTGAAGTGATTCTCCAAAGAGTATATCTAGATGGTGAAGTAAGTGAGGAAGAAGTACAAGAGACTATTTGGTCAATGGAAGACTTTTGGTCTTACTATGAAGACTGGGAAGTTATTGATTTAAATGAGCGCCAAATCATTTTTAAAAAAGAAGTTAATGATATTTCACCTTTAATGAAAATGCATGGTTATTTTGGTATGACAGAAGATGGTACGCTAAGTATTTATAATGGTAAACCATCAGAAGAAGACGTTATTCAGTCGTTCTTTCAAATAAATACATCTGAATTAAAAAGTCATTTACATGATTCACTTATAGAAGGTATTCCCATTTCAACAAAGGATCAGTATTTTCAGGTCTTAAAACTTTACGAAGAATATGCCGTTAGTGACATGTGA
- the queA gene encoding tRNA preQ1(34) S-adenosylmethionine ribosyltransferase-isomerase QueA yields the protein MDVSQFDYHLPEELIAQTPLKNRESSRLLILNKQTGDIMHQHFPDLLTFLEKGDTLVLNNTKVIPARLFGVKKETGAKIELLLLKEEVNHQWEVLVKPAKRVKKGTVLTFGDGLLTGKCVEELPEGRRKVTFSFSGIFHEILDKLGEMPLPPYIQEQLEEKDRYQTVYAEHRGSAAAPTAGLHFTESLLSKVQEKGVNVAYITLHVGLGTFRPVAVNSIEDHHMHAEFYEMTEETAALLNKTKEQGKKIVAVGTTSARTLETVARDHNGQLAASSGWTDIFIYPGFTFQAIDGLLTNFHLPKSTLVMLVSAFAGRDQILNAYHEAVAARYRFFSFGDAMLLI from the coding sequence ATGGATGTTTCACAATTTGATTATCATTTACCAGAAGAATTAATTGCACAAACACCGTTAAAAAACAGAGAAAGTTCTCGTTTATTAATATTGAATAAGCAAACTGGAGACATAATGCATCAACACTTCCCAGACCTTCTTACCTTTTTAGAAAAAGGTGATACATTGGTTTTGAACAATACGAAAGTTATTCCCGCAAGGCTATTTGGCGTAAAGAAAGAAACGGGAGCAAAGATCGAATTACTTCTTTTGAAAGAAGAGGTAAACCATCAATGGGAAGTACTTGTAAAGCCTGCTAAAAGAGTGAAAAAGGGAACAGTACTTACTTTTGGAGATGGGCTTCTCACCGGTAAATGTGTGGAAGAGCTACCGGAAGGCAGAAGAAAAGTTACGTTTTCATTTTCGGGTATTTTTCATGAAATTTTAGATAAGCTTGGTGAGATGCCCTTACCTCCATATATTCAAGAGCAATTGGAGGAAAAAGATCGTTACCAGACAGTTTATGCAGAGCATAGAGGATCAGCAGCAGCTCCTACAGCTGGACTGCACTTTACTGAATCATTATTAAGTAAAGTGCAAGAAAAAGGAGTTAATGTCGCTTATATTACATTACATGTTGGTCTTGGGACGTTCCGTCCTGTAGCAGTTAATTCGATAGAAGACCATCACATGCATGCTGAGTTTTATGAAATGACGGAAGAGACAGCGGCGTTATTAAATAAGACGAAGGAACAAGGTAAGAAAATAGTAGCGGTCGGGACGACATCAGCACGAACACTTGAAACAGTAGCGAGGGATCATAATGGTCAATTAGCTGCATCAAGCGGTTGGACTGATATTTTCATTTACCCTGGTTTTACTTTTCAAGCGATTGATGGCCTTCTAACAAATTTTCACTTGCCGAAATCGACGTTAGTCATGCTAGTAAGCGCTTTTGCAGGAAGAGATCAGATTTTAAATGCTTATCATGAAGCAGTGGCTGCTAGGTATCGTTTTTTCAGCTTTGGCGATGCAATGCTTCTCATTTAG
- the yajC gene encoding preprotein translocase subunit YajC, with the protein MEFTPIIMLVVMFAIFYFLLIRPQQKRQKKVQEMHAALQKGDKIVTIGGLHGTIDAIDENQVVIMVDSNNKLTFDRQAIREVVNPD; encoded by the coding sequence ATGGAGTTTACACCAATCATTATGCTTGTTGTTATGTTTGCGATTTTTTATTTTCTTTTGATTCGTCCCCAGCAAAAAAGACAAAAGAAGGTCCAAGAAATGCATGCTGCTCTTCAAAAAGGGGATAAAATTGTAACAATTGGCGGCTTGCACGGTACGATTGATGCTATTGATGAAAATCAGGTAGTGATCATGGTCGACAGCAATAATAAGTTAACATTTGATCGTCAAGCGATACGTGAAGTAGTTAACCCTGATTGA
- the safA gene encoding SafA/ExsA family spore coat assembly protein: MKIHIVQKGDTLWKLSKKYGVDFENLKSANQHLTNPDLIMPGMKINIPTAGITNPKNLPHQVEGAPITKEQPIKKEMPQVQPIEEMPPKKEVKKKVPTPPPAVAPAPAPPPEQKPTYQMQQAKMNVNIYKQPAAEPKVPMPPPAKKPKELPKKPISKPEPKVAPKEMVAPKPVKKLPEKKKPVTKPKMKPQPMPMPIQQPIYPISPVTEGCIPLSVLCGCQPHGMWPHQPMTMPAMHQPMYMMPYYPQQAQMMPPQQMMYRDEEGEELVEGEYRTAEYGDLTEAHQQQFDAHKPTPYYNYNPHDPFYRMMPWTYPVSAQHVNNTTVEEDEDN, from the coding sequence GTGAAAATACACATTGTTCAAAAAGGAGATACATTGTGGAAATTATCTAAAAAATATGGAGTTGATTTTGAAAACCTTAAATCGGCAAACCAGCATTTGACGAATCCAGATTTAATTATGCCAGGAATGAAAATAAATATTCCTACTGCGGGTATAACAAATCCAAAGAATCTGCCTCATCAAGTTGAAGGTGCACCTATTACAAAAGAGCAGCCAATAAAAAAAGAAATGCCACAAGTCCAGCCAATTGAAGAAATGCCACCTAAAAAAGAAGTGAAAAAAAAGGTGCCTACGCCGCCACCAGCAGTAGCGCCTGCTCCGGCTCCACCGCCTGAGCAAAAACCAACTTATCAGATGCAGCAAGCAAAGATGAATGTAAATATTTATAAGCAACCAGCAGCTGAACCGAAAGTGCCAATGCCACCACCCGCTAAAAAACCAAAAGAATTACCTAAAAAACCAATTTCTAAGCCTGAACCTAAAGTAGCACCGAAAGAGATGGTAGCACCTAAACCAGTGAAAAAATTGCCTGAAAAAAAGAAGCCTGTAACAAAGCCTAAAATGAAACCTCAACCTATGCCAATGCCTATACAGCAACCTATCTATCCAATTAGCCCTGTAACAGAAGGCTGTATACCATTGTCAGTTTTATGCGGTTGTCAACCGCACGGTATGTGGCCACATCAACCTATGACGATGCCTGCCATGCATCAACCGATGTACATGATGCCTTATTATCCACAACAAGCACAGATGATGCCACCTCAACAGATGATGTACAGGGACGAGGAAGGAGAAGAATTAGTTGAAGGTGAGTATAGAACAGCTGAATATGGCGATCTTACAGAAGCCCACCAGCAACAATTTGATGCTCACAAACCTACTCCTTATTACAACTATAATCCACATGATCCATTTTACAGGATGATGCCTTGGACTTATCCAGTTTCTGCACAACATGTCAATAATACTACTGTAGAAGAGGATGAAGATAACTAA
- a CDS encoding ArsB/NhaD family transporter yields MEWMIALTIFIVSYSLLISEKYNRALIACLGGIAMLMAGVMTLENAFLQHIDWHTIVLLLSMMILVSITSQSGLFEFAAIYLAKVVKGGPIALLLVISTLTAVGSALLNNVTTVLLIVPIVMTLTKMLNITAIPYLIATILASNIGGTATLIGDPPNLMIGQAVDHLNFNDFLIHLGPVVVVIYVVVLLGISLLYRKKLTVDKTDRMRLMEVNPRIYLERRSLLFKSVTVLTLTMTGFIMQPLLNIELTSIAMAGAILLMLLTSEEKGTEEVFQSIEWVTIFFFVGLFMLVGGLKETGLIDEIAKSIIYYTEGDVPTTALLILWASGILSGFVDNIPFVAAMIPVILEFQEYGMTNLDPLWWALALGACLGGNGTLIGASSNLIVAGLAMKARQPFSYVDFLKVGIPTAVISFIISSVYLYFRYLTDFM; encoded by the coding sequence ATGGAATGGATGATAGCATTGACGATATTCATAGTAAGCTATAGCTTACTTATTAGTGAAAAATATAATAGAGCACTCATCGCCTGTCTTGGAGGAATTGCTATGTTAATGGCAGGGGTCATGACGCTTGAGAATGCTTTTCTACAACATATTGATTGGCATACGATCGTATTATTGCTGTCGATGATGATCCTAGTTTCAATCACAAGTCAAAGTGGGCTATTTGAGTTTGCAGCGATCTATTTAGCGAAAGTAGTAAAGGGAGGACCTATAGCTTTATTACTTGTTATTTCTACACTCACAGCAGTTGGTTCGGCGTTATTAAATAACGTGACAACGGTCCTTCTTATTGTTCCGATTGTTATGACGTTAACCAAAATGCTTAATATAACAGCAATTCCTTATTTAATTGCTACAATACTAGCTTCAAATATAGGTGGTACAGCTACATTAATTGGTGATCCACCAAACCTTATGATCGGACAGGCCGTAGATCATTTAAACTTCAATGACTTTCTCATACATTTGGGGCCTGTTGTGGTTGTTATTTATGTCGTTGTATTATTGGGTATTTCTCTTTTATACAGGAAGAAATTAACTGTTGATAAGACTGATCGTATGCGTTTAATGGAGGTAAATCCACGTATTTATTTAGAGAGACGGTCATTATTATTTAAATCCGTTACGGTCCTTACTCTAACGATGACCGGTTTTATTATGCAGCCTTTACTGAATATAGAATTGACGAGTATTGCTATGGCAGGTGCTATTTTACTTATGCTATTAACAAGTGAAGAAAAAGGGACGGAAGAGGTCTTTCAATCAATTGAATGGGTCACTATTTTCTTCTTTGTAGGGCTTTTTATGTTGGTAGGAGGATTAAAAGAAACGGGACTGATTGACGAAATTGCTAAATCAATTATTTATTATACAGAAGGTGATGTACCGACTACGGCGTTATTAATTCTTTGGGCGTCAGGAATTCTTTCTGGCTTCGTGGATAATATTCCTTTCGTCGCAGCGATGATTCCGGTTATTCTTGAGTTTCAGGAATACGGTATGACAAACTTAGATCCCCTTTGGTGGGCATTAGCCCTAGGTGCCTGTCTAGGGGGCAATGGTACATTGATTGGAGCTAGTTCTAACCTTATTGTAGCCGGATTAGCTATGAAAGCACGGCAGCCCTTTTCATATGTTGATTTCCTTAAAGTCGGTATACCTACAGCCGTAATCTCTTTTATTATTTCGAGTGTTTATTTATATTTTCGCTACTTAACAGATTTTATGTGA
- a CDS encoding YebC/PmpR family DNA-binding transcriptional regulator, protein MAGHSKWSNIKHRKGRQDAKKGKIFTKLSKEIFQAVRDGGGDPATNTNLRLAIEKAKQANMPNDNIERTMNKALGNLEGVTYEEIFYEGYAPHGVAIYVQALTDNRNRTAAEVRLAFNKNGGNLGENGCVAFMFARKGYLVFEKKLELDEEIVLLEAIDAGAEDVKTGTDTFEVITAPEDFEQVKQLLPNAIDSIPVFAEVTMLPSTTTPINDEQSADIIQLIETLEDNDDVQNVYHNLEIAD, encoded by the coding sequence ATGGCAGGACATTCAAAGTGGAGTAATATCAAGCACCGTAAAGGTCGACAAGATGCTAAAAAAGGAAAGATATTCACGAAGCTATCTAAGGAAATTTTCCAAGCTGTTAGAGATGGTGGAGGGGATCCCGCCACAAACACCAATTTACGGCTGGCTATTGAGAAAGCGAAACAGGCAAATATGCCAAATGATAATATCGAACGGACAATGAATAAAGCGCTTGGAAATTTAGAAGGTGTCACCTATGAAGAAATATTTTATGAAGGATATGCCCCTCATGGTGTAGCAATATATGTTCAAGCTTTAACAGATAATAGAAACCGGACAGCTGCAGAAGTTCGACTCGCTTTTAATAAAAACGGTGGAAACCTTGGCGAAAACGGATGTGTCGCTTTCATGTTTGCTCGAAAAGGATACCTTGTATTTGAAAAAAAACTAGAATTAGATGAAGAAATTGTTTTGCTTGAAGCGATTGACGCTGGGGCAGAAGATGTCAAAACCGGAACTGACACTTTTGAAGTCATCACGGCACCAGAAGACTTTGAACAAGTAAAGCAGTTATTACCTAATGCAATAGATTCAATACCCGTTTTTGCAGAAGTGACGATGCTTCCTAGCACTACCACACCAATAAATGATGAACAATCGGCTGACATTATTCAACTCATTGAGACACTAGAAGACAATGACGATGTTCAAAATGTTTATCATAACCTTGAAATAGCGGATTAA
- the ruvB gene encoding Holliday junction branch migration DNA helicase RuvB, with protein MEERIVSADSQGYEEWEERSLRPQSLSQYIGQKSVKENLKVFIEAAKMREECLDHVLLYGPPGLGKTTLSLIIANEMGVNLRTTSGPAIERPGDLAAVLTGLEPGDVLFIDEIHRLNRSVEEVLYPAMEDYFLDIVIGKGPSARSVRLDLPPFTLVGATTRAGMLSAPLRDRFGVVSRLEYYTAEELQEIVERTADVLEVKMDKQAAEEVARRSRGTPRIANRILKRVRDFAQVRGDGTINYAITDEALKLLQVDKLGLDHIDHKLLKNIIEKFRGGPVGLDTIAATIGEEAHTIEDVYEPYLMQIGFLQRTPRGRMVTSSVYSHFNLEVPGK; from the coding sequence ATGGAGGAACGTATTGTCAGCGCGGACTCGCAAGGATATGAAGAATGGGAAGAGCGAAGTTTAAGGCCACAGTCGCTGTCGCAATATATTGGTCAGAAGTCAGTGAAAGAAAATTTAAAGGTTTTTATTGAAGCGGCTAAAATGCGTGAAGAATGTCTTGATCATGTATTATTATATGGGCCACCAGGTTTAGGGAAAACAACTTTATCACTTATTATTGCAAATGAAATGGGAGTGAATTTACGGACAACGTCTGGTCCTGCCATTGAACGTCCAGGAGATTTGGCCGCTGTGTTAACAGGCTTAGAGCCAGGAGATGTTTTATTTATCGATGAAATTCATCGCCTAAATCGTTCTGTGGAGGAAGTACTTTATCCAGCGATGGAGGATTATTTTCTAGACATTGTCATTGGAAAAGGCCCATCGGCTCGATCAGTGCGTCTTGATTTACCTCCATTTACCCTTGTAGGGGCCACAACTCGTGCAGGTATGTTATCAGCCCCGTTACGAGATCGATTTGGTGTGGTGAGCCGGTTGGAGTATTATACGGCGGAGGAACTACAAGAGATTGTTGAAAGAACTGCTGACGTATTAGAGGTTAAAATGGATAAGCAAGCGGCAGAGGAAGTAGCAAGGCGATCAAGGGGAACACCGCGAATTGCTAACCGTATTCTCAAACGAGTAAGAGATTTTGCTCAAGTAAGAGGAGACGGTACGATTAATTATGCTATTACCGATGAAGCCCTTAAACTGTTACAAGTTGATAAACTAGGCCTTGATCATATTGATCATAAGCTATTAAAAAATATCATTGAAAAATTTAGAGGTGGGCCAGTTGGTCTGGATACTATTGCTGCCACTATTGGCGAAGAAGCTCACACGATTGAAGATGTCTATGAGCCATACCTGATGCAAATCGGTTTTTTGCAGCGCACACCGAGGGGGCGTATGGTAACATCTTCTGTTTATAGTCATTTTAACTTGGAGGTGCCGGGAAAGTGA
- a CDS encoding YhcN/YlaJ family sporulation lipoprotein: MKKVALCLSVITLMFTGVTGCGDVDNANVEGQNYGLQGRNQTGFQQGHTLDGTGMGAAHHYGQDARSPRGAGTGQGRVITDTGAGYGGAFRGTGAAYDGRGGLMQGDAHFGGQQGMMTRDERYGTGAQTRDGRARGFQAGQNRRGGFSRGITGNDRRGMVDDNGLLNGTMRGFNRAENHVNRGTRDQMHGGTAIERNQPRGQQRGFGQGEEKGQQQAYYDSDDGQLASRIENRVEGLDDVSDCDVIVNDNNVVIGVEAEGNNNKQVEDRVRSFVEDMDENKQVHVVTERNGAEKIHDMENRLRDGEPFEEVGATFNAMLDDLGDAIQRPFERTR, encoded by the coding sequence ATGAAAAAGGTTGCCTTATGTTTATCTGTTATCACATTAATGTTTACAGGTGTAACAGGTTGCGGAGATGTAGACAATGCGAATGTAGAAGGGCAAAATTATGGTTTACAAGGTCGAAATCAAACTGGTTTTCAACAAGGGCATACACTTGATGGAACAGGTATGGGTGCTGCTCATCACTATGGTCAAGATGCCAGATCGCCTAGAGGTGCTGGAACAGGTCAGGGACGTGTCATTACAGATACCGGAGCTGGTTATGGTGGAGCGTTTAGAGGTACTGGTGCTGCCTATGATGGACGCGGTGGCTTGATGCAAGGAGATGCTCATTTCGGTGGTCAACAAGGAATGATGACACGAGATGAACGTTATGGTACTGGTGCTCAGACACGAGATGGCCGTGCAAGAGGATTTCAAGCGGGCCAAAACCGTCGCGGTGGATTTTCAAGAGGTATTACTGGAAATGATCGCCGTGGGATGGTAGACGATAATGGTCTTCTTAATGGAACAATGCGCGGTTTTAACAGAGCAGAAAATCACGTGAACCGTGGTACAAGAGATCAAATGCATGGTGGCACAGCGATTGAGCGTAACCAACCGCGTGGTCAACAACGAGGGTTTGGTCAAGGGGAAGAAAAAGGACAGCAACAAGCGTACTATGACAGTGACGATGGCCAATTAGCTAGTAGGATTGAAAATCGTGTAGAAGGCCTTGACGATGTAAGTGATTGTGATGTTATCGTTAACGACAACAATGTAGTCATTGGCGTTGAAGCAGAAGGTAACAACAATAAACAAGTGGAAGACCGTGTACGTTCTTTTGTAGAAGATATGGATGAGAACAAACAAGTTCATGTCGTCACTGAACGTAATGGTGCAGAAAAGATCCATGATATGGAGAATCGCCTTCGAGATGGTGAACCATTTGAAGAAGTAGGCGCAACCTTTAATGCTATGCTGGATGATTTAGGAGACGCAATTCAAAGACCATTCGAACGAACAAGATAA
- the ruvA gene encoding Holliday junction branch migration protein RuvA, whose translation MIECLTGKVINIEPETVVVDVHGVGYLVYCGNPYKFGEWMNNSITIYTYQHVREDAIRLYGFFHREERRLFEKLLQVSGIGPKGALAIVAAEQPELVIQAIENEDESFLVKFPGVGKKTARQIILDLKGKVAELVPTLTEKNERVSDVMNRHATSLTRELDEALEALRALGYVEREIKKIQPLLESHELTTDEYIKLALKEMLQS comes from the coding sequence GTGATTGAATGTTTAACAGGGAAAGTCATAAATATTGAGCCAGAAACGGTTGTCGTAGATGTTCATGGTGTTGGTTATTTAGTGTACTGCGGCAATCCTTATAAATTTGGCGAATGGATGAACAATAGTATCACAATATATACGTATCAGCATGTCAGAGAAGATGCTATACGCTTGTATGGTTTTTTTCATCGAGAAGAGCGAAGATTATTTGAAAAATTACTGCAAGTATCAGGCATAGGGCCAAAAGGGGCGCTTGCTATCGTGGCAGCGGAACAGCCAGAACTCGTGATTCAAGCGATTGAAAATGAGGATGAATCATTTTTAGTGAAGTTTCCTGGAGTCGGAAAAAAAACAGCGCGACAAATCATTTTAGATCTTAAAGGAAAAGTAGCTGAACTTGTCCCGACACTTACTGAAAAAAACGAACGAGTAAGTGATGTGATGAATCGCCATGCAACATCACTTACTAGAGAGTTGGACGAGGCTCTTGAAGCATTACGAGCTTTAGGGTACGTTGAACGAGAGATAAAAAAAATACAACCGCTACTAGAGAGCCATGAGCTTACAACAGATGAGTACATAAAATTAGCTTTGAAAGAGATGCTACAAAGCTAA